CAGGGCCATGACTAGCCAGGCCACCTAGGTTTATCACCAGGTTTCCCCCTCACTACCCTGCCAACTTTCTGAGTTTGCGGGGGGGCATGTTCTGTAGTCCCTGAGCAGGCTACTGGATAGGGAGGGACCCCGTTGTCTCTTCCTACCTCCTTCTTGTCCCATGGCCTCACCTCAGCCTCACTCATGAACCATGCCTGGGTCCCAGAATGGCTACAGAATGGCGACAGAACCACAATGGCTGCCAGGGTGTCTTACCATTATGACATCTTTCCAAGTTACACGTGTTccctcctgccctgcctcccactctggctgtgtattgtcttccTGCTACAAACAGCTTCGCCACCCCTTGCCAGGGCTCAGACTAGGGCCAGTGTCTGTAACATCACCAAGCTCTTTTTGTCTGCCCCCACCAGCCGCTGATTCCGGGACCCTTGGACCCCACTGTGCCTGACTGTTTCCCTGGCTGTGTCTCAGCCGGTTCTGTGTCAGGATAGCTGACAGACTGTGACAGCTGCTCCATCCCAACTTGCTTCTCGCACTCTCAGGATCAACCACagcttcccccccaccccccgccgaCGGAGCCCAccctccgtctctctctctctcacacacacacttggtgcACTGAAATGCCCAGCCCTCTGTGCCTTTGGTAGTGACCACCACATAGCATTGCTCCCCCCTCCACGCCTGTGATTACAGAAGCTCCTCCCCACCCAGAGGACGTGCTGCCCGCTCTGAGCAGCCACCCAGAGAGCCAACTGTTTCATATTCACCAGGCCCCCGAGCGTCCCCGAGCGCCCCCGGTTTAGAAGGGAGTGAGAGTACAGACAGAATCGGTGGTTCTCAGTGACCTGTTGGGCATCCTGGTCCCACCTGGAGAGTAGGTGGAAGAAGTCAGGCGTAAGGAGAAGTAATGCAGGTGTTTGGAGACCTGAGGCTGGGTGTGGGAgtcaaggtgggggtggggatggtgaAGGCTGGAGTAGGGGTAGGGATGAGGCAAGGTGAAGCAGAGATTTGGGTTCTGCAGCATGTAAAAGGGGCTGGAACTACTAACAAGGCAAGACCCCCACTCCTCTTGAGGGAGGGAGTGTAGACTGTGACCCCAGTTTGCTGCTAGGACACGGAAAGATGGCACCTGGCTTGTTGCGGGTGAGTTGGAGCAGGGGACCTGAGCTTTGGGCAGCAGTGGCAAACATCTGGAGGGCTCCGGTGGCTCGCTTCCAGCCCAGGTGGTCTTGACCCTAGAACTCCTAAACCCTCCGTCTGCAGGAAAGGAAGAGGCTCCCACATTGCCCCCTGAGAGTGGGCAGGGCCTCTTTCAAGGAGGGGGGCTGGAGCACCCACCATGAATATACAAAGAATAGGAAGAAGGGGGCAGAAACAGCCAGCTGTAGCATCCTCCAGCTGCGCACGCCATAGGCCACAGAGCCTGTCAGGACCTGCCCAAAGCTGAAGCCCAAGGCGTTCAGGGTCATCATCAAGGCACTGGCCCGGGAGGACGTCCACTCCATCACTGCAAGGAGCAAGGAAGGGGTCATTCCTGGGACCCGAGTACAGCCTCCCCAACCCAGCACCAATCAGGGGACATACACAGAGTGGCTGAGCTCATCATGACACCCGCCACTGCAAAGGCCACCAGGGAACGGAACAGGCAGTAGAGGGGCAGGGTGGGAACGAAGGCAGCTGCTGAGCCGGACACAGACACCAGAAAGTAGCTCCAGGTCAGGACTCTCCTGCGCCCAAACCTGCAGTACACACAGACAGGCATGCCATTGGCCAGTGACAAAGATCTGGGCCATCAAGGACTGTCCTGTTCCTCCCCCGCTCCCCAGATGGGGAAGGCACAAAGCCACATGTGGGGCCAGGCCCCCATTCTCTACCCATGGGAGGGTCATGAGGACGAGAAGGGTTAGCAAATGAATTCCCCTTTAGCAGGGACACTAAGCAGCAGCTGAAGGCTGGTGTGTGGCAGAGGGGATTTTAGGAATGGATATTTGAGAGAGACAGTGGCCCAACCCCCGATCCTGGAGAAAGTTGGTGAACCTGTGGCCTGGAGAGGATGAGGGGTTCCTTCAGGACAGCCTGCCTGGACCAGGCGGGCATACTCACCTATCTGAGGCATGGCCGCACACTGCGGCCCCTACCAGGATTCCAGCTAGGTAGATGGACTGGGCCATGGGTCTCAGGGCCTGGGAGTCACATACCAGGTTCCACtgggggagagagggacagagctgAGATCAGGGGGGCAGTCTGGACAGAAGGGAACTTCGTGGGACAATGAGGTCACCCACAGGCGTAGGTGCTTGGTCTCTTGGTCTCCTGTCATCTAGGTACAGGGTCAAAGGTCAAGACCCCTTTAGCTTTATCTGCTCTCTCCTGAGGCTTGGCCTTAGCTGAGAACCTTTCCGGAGGGTCCCTTGCTTCCTCTTGTCCCCTGGGACCTTCCTGTTTGCGGGGCAGCTGCCCTTCTCCACTGGCTTGGTCCCTGTCTCTTCAGTTCTCAtctcaagacaggctttctctgtgtggcccgTGCTGCCTTGAaaatcactctgtagagcaggctggccttgaactcaagagatccgcctgcctctgccttctgagtgctgggattaaaggcgtccgCCACCACCACTTGGATCCTtctcttgtttgtgtgtgtgtgtgaatgtatcctgaaaatgtgtgtgcatgatgtagtgtgtgtgtgaatgtatgtatgagaacatgtgtgtgtgtgagaatgtgtgtatGAGAGCGTGTGCGTGGTATACTGTTTGTGAGGGTCAGAGTTCACTCTCTGGAGCTGTCTACCTTATTTTTGTGACAAggcctctccctgaacctgggctcactggttaggctggctggctggctccggaggcccaggctgggattacagtcacgCCACCACTGGGTGCGGGAGAGCCgaactcaggccttcatgcttaCACGGCAAGCAGCTTGCCGATCTACCTCCCTGGCCTGCCAACACCTCTTCCAAGAGGCCAGCGCTTGGCCGGGTCCTCTAATCACTGCCGGCTGACGCCGGATGAGCTCTGAAACACGGACGTTTGGCGCCGCTGGTTCCTGTATAACAGCAGCGCGGTTTATAGGTTCCTACGAGTGGGTGGCCTGGAGTCACAGCCCAGcctcagctccagaggatccaggagCAGGGGTGCCACCCCGGGCCAGTCTGCGTGACACACCccgtggcccaggctggcctcagacccacGACAACCCTCCTGCCTCGTTAGCACTGGGGCCACAGGCCTGAACCACAAACTGCGACTTCACTGATGGACTTTGGCTGCCCGCTTCCCTGTAAATCGACACGGttgcccccaagggaggaggcaCCTGGGGAGGTGTCTCATTTTTGAGAGCGGAACGTTTCCGCCCGGCCAACCGTGACTGTGACTTTGACCTCCCAAGTTCCGTTACCGTGGTCACGATTGTGGACGTGAAGGTGCTGTGGTCGTAGACCCAGCCGTCCCCACACGGCTCAGTGTCGGCCCGGCTCCAGTTGGCGGCCGTGGTGTTGGGCTCGAGAAGCTGCCACTGAGGTTGGCGGAAGCGCCGGCACTGGTGGGGTTGCTGATCCGGGCCAGGTGGGATGGAGATGGCCAGCAGGCTTTCGGGCCCAAAGTCCATGGTGACATTCTCATGGGCAGTGCTGTTGTCCAGAAGGTCCACCCAACAGCGATGGCGGGGCACAGCGGCTGAGAAGTTCTCCAGCATGTTCTGGGTGGTCACCCACAAAATGGGGCTCACCAAAGCCACCGTCTGGAGGAACTGAAACCTGCCCAGGCTTCCTACCCGGTCCAGGAGTTCAGGAAACGCCATGGAGTTCTCCTGGGTACCACCATCCGACTTCCACCTCACAGAGGCCAGCCCAGGACAGCGGGATCGGTCTCACCGGCCGGCTTCTCCTGAGGCTCTGCCCACGCTGGCCTCCTCACGAGCATGTCAGGGCAGCCGTGTCACTGAGTCAGAGCCAACCCAGGCTCCCGGGTATCTGCCTGCTGGCCGTCGCCCAGAGACCTGGAACCCTGTGCTGTAATCTGGAGGCCATGGGAACCTCTCAGAGACATAGAAGACCACAGCTCTCAGGAAAAAGCCAAATTTGGGGAGCAAGGCGGGTGGAGAGAGGAGTCACTCTGACTGGAATTAAAGTGTGACTAGGAGCCATTTAATAGGAGAGGGTCTAGTGATCATTTCCTCAAAGTTTAACCAGGCCAGCGGCACTGCAGATGCTGTTTCTCCCCTGCCTGCCTTCAGGGCCCGCTCTCTGTCAGGCTGTGGCGAGCCCGGGGCTGCTAGCCCTGCCACTCAGGGGGTTGGGGCTGTCAGCCCACGGTGCCCCTGCCACCTTCCATGGGACATCCTGACTGTGCTTCGAGCTAACCCGAGAGGCCATGAACACAGGCCGGGGAGAAACAGCATCTGCAGTGCCGCTGGCCTGGTTAAACTTTGAGGAAATGATCACTAAACCTTCTCCTATTAAATGGCTCCTAGTCACACTTTAATTCCAGTCAGAGTGACTCCTCTCTCCACCCGCCTTGTTCCCCAAATTTGGCTTTTCCTGAGAGCTGTGGTCTTCTATGTCTCTGAGAGGTTCCCATGGCCTCCAGATTACAGCACAGGGTTCCAGGTCTCTGGGCGACGGCCAGCAGGCAGATACCCGGGAGCCTTGGGCCTGGGGGTCTTCCCAATCTCAAAACTGGCATTATCCTAGCTTGAGTGGCACCTTATGCTTGGGGATCTGTGAGTTCCCATGTCATCCCGTCTCTGGGCTTCACTAGCCACCGGAAGCTGCCACTGCTCCTGCTGTCCATCATGATTCCCTGTACTGAGCCTGAATAAGCGTTTGACATTACCACATGCCCCTGCGTGCTTCATGACAAATGTCCGAAACTGTCTCTTCTCCAAGGCTccctgtcttttttgttgttgttgttgttgtttgtcccATCATCACCCGGTTATCAGTCTGGAATGGAGTTCACACCCCTGCAATTCAATCCCCCTGAACCCCCGCTCTGTCTCCTGCCTggcctgtctgcctctgctctgTCCCCTCCACCTGTCACCATGCTGCAACACCTCACACGAAGCCCTGCCCTGACCGCCAGGgccctggtcctctagaagagcagcaagcgcttaATTACAAGCGTCTCTCCAGCCTGGCCTGACTTCCATTTGAATGATTCCTTGGCGGCTGGGAGGGACTGTGTGGAGAAAATGTCCCCCAGGAAGCCATGGGAGTGACCGTGTGCATAGGAACGGTGGTGAGGGCTGGCACAGAAAGGCGGGAGAGAAGCCTGTGGGTACTGGGCACTGGCAGCTTTTGGTTCAAGGTAGCCCTGGGAGTGGAAGAGGAAGTAGGTGGTAGGTGATGCGATGGAAGGTGCACACGACCATCCCTGACGCagacttaagaaaataaaaaagcattttaaatataTGATCTGTATGGGGGAAGAGCTTGTGGCCCTCCGATTGTCACTCGAAGCTACTGGGCTCGTGTCAGCCACGGAGGGCAAGAGAGAATGGTGAATCTACATGATCTGACCCTGGTTAGCCTGAGCTGAAGGTGACGCACAGTAATTCTGGCCTCAGTGGTGAGGGCTAGTCAAGGCCACCCCCAGACCGTCACGGGCGGGTGGGGACGTGGCCCCAGCTCTACACTGGGAGGCAAGGGAAGCGTCTGTGGACAGCGTGCTGCCATCACTCCGGGGCCCATGTGTCATTAGTGCTTTGTTTCGAGAAGACAGCACAGCTAGCTTGTGAGCCATTGGGACCTTGATGGCTGATAAAAGTGGGGATGTTGTTTGGAGCCGGGTCCTTGAGCCCCAGAGGGGCAGGCCCTGGAGTCCAGCGGAGGGCATGGCCCAACTCCAGAGATGAGGTTGCTCCTGAGGCCCTGAGGAATCTTCCTCTGTCATGTAGTATTGGGAAGACCAGGAGGGCTGGTCAGACAGACTGTGGGGAATGGGGACATTGCAAGTCTGAGTATGGGAGGGGGATGTGTCCTAGAGGACGCAGCTGGGGTCCCATCAGTGGTCCCTCCAGCCTGGCTACCTTTTGGATCGGTGCTGATCCTGGCCCTGTGACCGAAGGAAGCCTGCAAGTGTTCGGATGCGGCAGCCACTGGAAGGGTGTTCCTTTGGTCCCTGGTCCTTGGAGTTGAAATGAGTCTGTTGAAGAGGGCAGAGCGGTCTGTGGTCGTCAAGAGATAGAGAGGAATGGAAAGAAGACTGTGAGGTTTGGGTGAGAAGCAGGCTGAGGCAGTTGTTGGTCTAGTTCTAAAGGCTTTCAGGGAAAGGCAGGTCTAAGCACAGGTGCGCAGGTTAGACCAGAAGAGACTGGGGAGACTGGGTTGCCGATGGCCTTCGTGTCACTGCTGCCTTGAGCAGCGTTAGGCTGTAACATGGGTGTGGTTTCTAAACTCCAGTTCCGGCTATCTTTTGTCATTCTTTTCTGGGTCCTGGGGCACACGAGGGGCATCTTGACTTTCTGGCCTGATCATgcagcagggtttttttttggtgCATGCATCCTCCTGCTCCCCAATATCCTGCAGTGATGGCAGCTGCCTCTGGCCAGTAGCCAGGCAGGAGAAAGGGCAGGCCAGTCTGAGAGAACTGTGCGTGACTCAGCAAAGGCCTGGGTCACGGAGGGACTCGTCAATCCGGGAGGCTGCAACAGCCTTGGGTGGCTGTTTGTGGCTCTCCGGTGCTCTTGGCagtcctttcccctccctctgctgtcTGGTCTTGACCACATGTATACACACTCCCGACCTCCGTCCCTTTTCGTTCCTCTTACCAGAATCAGCCAAGTCCTTTCAATCCATTCCCTGCTGCTTCTCCACATCAGCCTGTGGGGGAGAGACGCCTGCTGATGTCTGCCCCAGGTGGGTGCCCTGGGTCGGGTCACAGGCTTCCAATCTCCAGAGGATGGGAAGGCCTGCTCTCTGGTTTCCCCTCCTTTAGCTGTCCAGCGTCTCGATGAGAGGAGCTGTGAAGCCCCAGCTGTGTGCCACCCAGACGATCCCCCCAGACCCTCTGGAGCGTGGCACTCCTCGGTATCGATTGCTCTAAACGGCTCTCCTGGACATGACCTCAGGATCACCTCAAAGTTACCTGTGGAGCACCCAAGACCTGCTTCCTTCCGTGTTGATGATGACGATAAAGGTGGTGGCGATTGCAGTGaagatggtggtggtggcggtggctgTGGTGATGGTGGCGGTGGCAATGAAACAATGGTGGTCATGGTGATGACCTCAGTGGTTATAGTAGTAGAGATACAGGTGATGGCAATGGTGGTGTCGAGGAGGAGGGCGACAGTGGTGATACTGATGGTGACGTAGTGAGGGTagtaatgatggtggtgatgatggtgatggtagaGAAGGTGATACTTGGGATAAAAATGGCAAGGatagacttatggccaactgttgggcagagtgcgtggaatcttatgtaagaagtgggaaatagtaagagctggagaggacagggtctccacaaggagagcaacagaagcagaaaatttgaacacaggggttttcccagagactcctactccaaccaaggactattcatagagataacccagaacccctgcatgatgtagcccagggcagttcagtgtccaagtgggttacatagtaatgggaagagggactgcctctgacataatctgattggcctgctctttgatcacctccctgtggggggagcagccttaccaggccacacaagatgacagtgcagcctctcctgatgtgatctgatagaataagatcagaaggaaggagaagaggacctcccctatcagtggacttggggagggagggtgggatcaggaggggaagagggagggacttatgggggatacaaagtgaataaagtgtaattaataaaaaataaaaaaaatggcaaggatggtggtggtggtgacaatGGTGAGACTGTTGATGGTGGGAataatggtgatggtgatg
This is a stretch of genomic DNA from Meriones unguiculatus strain TT.TT164.6M chromosome 1, Bangor_MerUng_6.1, whole genome shotgun sequence. It encodes these proteins:
- the LOC110549333 gene encoding solute carrier family 22 member 12 isoform X1, whose protein sequence is MAFPELLDRVGSLGRFQFLQTVALVSPILWVTTQNMLENFSAAVPRHRCWVDLLDNSTAHENVTMDFGPESLLAISIPPGPDQQPHQCRRFRQPQWQLLEPNTTAANWSRADTEPCGDGWVYDHSTFTSTIVTTWNLVCDSQALRPMAQSIYLAGILVGAAVCGHASDRFGRRRVLTWSYFLVSVSGSAAAFVPTLPLYCLFRSLVAFAVAGVMMSSATLLMEWTSSRASALMMTLNALGFSFGQVLTGSVAYGVRSWRMLQLAVSAPFFLFFVYSWWLPESARWLLTVGKLDQGLQELQRVAAANRKKAEGDTLTIEVLRSAIQEEPSGDQTRAGLGTLLHTPGLRLRTFVSMLCWFAFGFTFYGLALDLQALGSNIFLLQALIGIVDLPVKTGSLLLLNHLGRRHCQAGSLVLSGLCILANILVPHDMGVLRSSLAVLGLGSLGAAFTCVTIFSSELFPTVLRMTAVGLGQVAARGGAILGPLVRLLGLYVSWLPLLVYGTVPVISGLAALLLPETKNLPLPDTIQDIQKQSGKKATHDTAVSTILVSTQL